One window of the Dreissena polymorpha isolate Duluth1 chromosome 5, UMN_Dpol_1.0, whole genome shotgun sequence genome contains the following:
- the LOC127831461 gene encoding uncharacterized protein DDB_G0271670-like has translation NRSSGSSSSSSSSSTSISSSRRSISSSNSSSSSSSSSSSSSSSSSSSSSSSSSSSSSSSSSSSSSSSSSSSSRRISSSSSSSSSSSSSSSSSSGSSSSSSSSSSSSSSSSSSSSSSSSSSSSSSSSSSSSSSSSCSSSSSSSSSSSSSSSSSSSSSSSSSSSSSSSSSSSSSSSSSSCCCSSSSSSSSSSSRSSSNSSSSSSSSSSSSSSSSSSSSSSSSSSSSSSSSSSSSRSRSSHA, from the coding sequence AATAGAAGCagtggcagcagcagcagtagcagtagtagcagcaccagtataagtagtagtagaagaagtataagtagtagtaatagtagtagtagtagtagtagtagtagtagtagtagtagtagtagtagtagtagtagtagtagtagtagtagtagtagtagtagtagtagtagtagtagtagtagtagtagtagtagcagtagtagcagtagtagaagaataagtagtagtagtagtagtagtagtagtagtagtagtagtagtagtagtagtagtggtagtagtagtagtagtagtagtagtagtagtagtagtagtagtagtagcagtagtagcagtagtagtagtagtagtagtagtagtagtagtagtagtagcagtagtagcagtagcagtagttgtagtagtagtagtagtagtagtagtagtagtagtagtagtagtagtagtagtagtagtagtagtagtagtagtagtagtagtagtagtagtagtagtagtagtagcagtagtagcagtagcagtagttgttgttgtagtagtagtagtagtagtagtagtagtagtagtaggagtagtagtaatagtagtagtagtagtagtagtagtagtagtagtagtagtagtagtagtagcagtagtagtagtagtagtagtagtagcagtagcagtagtagcagtagcagtagtagtagaagtagaagtagtcaCGCCTAA